In Lolium rigidum isolate FL_2022 chromosome 7, APGP_CSIRO_Lrig_0.1, whole genome shotgun sequence, the DNA window tcaaaacatgtaaaaacgaaacaatctatctatctatgtatagaagatcagctgtatgaaatttgaggttatttagagaaggtagaaaaatcaccttgttagaaaagctggtttcagcgagacgaaacggcatgcgcttaagcaaagtgattttttcgaacatctccaaatgaccccaaattttccatacatgatgccatacgtgtaacaacaaggaaccctatctaaaaagtgtcaaaaaagttttcccaactgtatagctctatcaaaaagaacctcaccatggcgctagtataatttttccctataattttgggatagttacaaactttcgttacctaaccttcaacatgaaacttgtttcaaattcattttggcctacaagaaacaaatcccaacttgattcgagcaccacagcctccaaacgatgcgatgccgatgccgatatcggcatggtcagaacggctatgctcgccgccactactaggtcaacgtcgggatgcaccctcaatcccgtcccctcattcgatcactgacacaccagagataccgtcgaggccaatgccgaacgtacatgctgatgccaatgccgaacatgcatgcacgccgctgtaggcacggccacgccgacccgctatctttggacgccacggaccgccgcgaggtctttcccttcgccaccacactctcctagcacccacctatacacgccagaaaggagagacactagttttctctacattgctcgcgttcgtgtccgacacggccagtcaaagttttgaggtggtcgtcgatgtcgtcgaccatttattctcttctttgcatggttaaacgcgtctagttcatatctatctaatgcgtctggtctcgcctcatgcagttttttgtggacgtcgatctcatctcggaaccccgcatgccacctcctccgtgccatcgctgtagagcttcatttaaaaatctaatcctacccgtgtattgccccttgtatcagcgtcatggccccacttgtcattcgatataccgaagccccactcgttagcgttttggtcagggatacatcgatgcttacggtcaaacaaagatggatggtctgacgtgtctttgcgggctctacgtacgtggccccactagtcagaagataacggtcaaccgtcgggcaaccagccgttacatcacgtgtgatggtttcagacaaaggcttgggtaaaactgaggaaaaactaaggagctggggaaaactgagcacaactaaggacccgagggcacgaaaatagaaatccctttatgatattgttgcaacttgttacgcttaatgcttgtcacttagggcccgagtgccatgatttcaggtctgaacatgttattgattcatgatgatattcattgttttatgatcttacctgcaagttgtatacacatattgctgtccggaacccgaggccccaaagtgacagaaattgggacaaccggaggggaaggctgtgatatgaggatcacatgtgttcaccgagtgttaatgctttgctccggtactctattaaaaggagtaccttaattaccgatagttttcctagaggcccggctgccaccggctggtaggacaaaagatgttgtgcaagtttctcattgcgagcacgtacgactatatatggaacacatgcctatggttgtttagtacttggatattgttttattattatctgcaaatgcctagtcttgattattacatgagttatctcatccatgcagcgcccgttcatccatccctatgcctacaatattttaatcctgctggttactataatcactactgctgtctttattacactgctgcttatatttcactactgctactgctataaaacggttgctactgataaactattgcgagcaagtctgtttccgagtgcgactgaattgacaactccgctgttaaggcttacaaatattctttggctcccattgtgtcgaatcaataaattgggttttacttccctcgaagactgttgcgatcccctatacttgtgggtcatcacatacgAGCAGCGcaagccaggacccggtccggacggcgaccctttcactggccgcaggggccgctcgaattcgatggcgccggtgctgaggaggaggacggggttgaggaggaggaggacgaggaagaggacgggggtggaggacgacgacaaggacgatgacgaggatgaagagggcggcgaggaagaggacgaggagggtgccgatgacgatgatctcgtggaggtagacgcggacggcgtgaggacgaagaagaagaagaagaagaagaagaaggcgtcgggcacacgaggccccaagtggacgcctctggaggatcaatgtccgtgcgagtcgtgggcgacggtgagccatgactccatcatcggcgccaaccaaaagtacgGGAAATATTGGGCgagaatcaaggccgagttcaaTGAGCGCAAGTTGATCAacagcgactacaacaaagtgacaatgaagaggagccaaaaggcaatgtcgacgcgatgggccatcatccaggcgtcggtgaacatgttccatgggttccatCACGAGATCGAGACCAGAGGCGAGAGCGGTGTCAACATCAGCCAAATGGTACGACTCTTTGTTAGATAATTTGCAGCACCTACAttttgttcgatgaaatgattgtgtttcctttggttagtttgacaaggcCATGTATATGTACCGGAGGAACTCGGAAGGGCATAAGTCTTTCACGTTgacgcattgctatagcaagctcaaactgaacgagaaatggcggttgacgcgcctgtcgttgttgaaggggaaagacgccattgatctggatgcgccgctggcaatgtcggcagggcgtcctatcggcaacaaggctgccaaggacgCCTTGGCCGACactgcgtcgtccgagaagacgcaggcgtcgatcacgaaatgcctcgtcgaggtctcctcgaccttgctctcccgcgacaaaaaggccgacgaaaggtgggcggcgctgctaaagaggcaagaggagaagatggagctcaagaaacgtagggacgacatgtccctgctgagagcgtcgacagaaggaatgtctccccggacacgggcggcgcacaacttattcaaaggccagatcctcgacgacatcgaagccaaaatgacgGCGTCCGAGGCGGGGTCCCAGGCAGCGACATAGGCGGCGGCAGCAaccccaaccccggagcaagagccggcagacgcgtCTACGACAACTTCTGCTACTACACTTGCGTCGGCTTCTACCTCGGCGTCGGTTTATTAATAGAGAAGAATAGGCGGTCAGTTTATTAACGGAAAACCGACCAAAAACCAGTACAAACACCCATGCCGACCGTCATGGAACACGACCGTCGCATGGGCACACATAACCACCCTGGCAACCCACCGAAGCTGCACAACCACCACCTAGGTGAAGATCATCGTCGAGGTTGCTCACcggcgtcatcgtcatcactccgcACCCGCAGCGACTCCGACTTCCCCGAAGAAGCGACCACCAAAGAAGACCTTGCTGAAGCGGCACCGCGAGGTTCAAGCTGGCCAATGCCAAACAGGTGGCTCCTCGTGTAGGGGAATGAAGCTCCGACTCGGAtgacgagctccggcgaggggatgCACAAAACCCGCGCCGAAGATGAACTTCACCTGGACCGCCCCAGGTCATCATACACCGCCCAAGAGAAGACCTCGAAGAACATGGCAGCTCCGACTCCACAGCAATGGAAGACCAGCATGGAGGAAACTCGGGCACGCCGGGCCAAGCCGACTAACAAGGTCTTGCCGCGACCAAACCATCACTCTTCAACGCCATCGTTGCCACAGAAGCCGCCACACGGAACACCGACATCGCCGGTTGGACACCTGCCAACCGCGAAGTTGTGTGCGTCCAGCCCAAAGGAAGTGCATATGTGATCGAGGTCTTCTAGACGACGCCCCAAAGGAGGTAAGCGACGTAAGACGACGCCCGTCGCCCGACCCAACAGGGCCAAAGCTTTCACCCGAAGAGCCTGATCCGAGCTTGGAGGCCAAGGGAGCTCcacggcggtgcctccaacagGGAACAACGCCTGCGGGCATAGCCACCGCCGGCCGGACATAGCCGGGCAGACTTTCGCCCGGAACTTCAAGGCCACCATCCCCACGCAACTGGCTGAAGCCAGCCTGCAGTTCCACTGGCCCGCACACACCTGCAACAACGACCGTGCCATCGCGAAGCAGGGCCACCACCGACCTTGCCGCCGACGAAGTCGACGGGCCAGATCCTGCACGATCTGGCGACCACCTCCAGGGCGCCGTCGACGACCAGCAACAGCCAGAAGGCCGCCAGCCCCGCACAAAGGCACCACAAAGCAGGAGGGGGGCCGCCATCCCACCCCATCGCGACGAGCCGCAGCCACAGGGCTGCCGGGGTCGACGCCGCCGGGCCGGTGCAGGGGAGCCGGAGCTCAGTCACCGGAGGCGCAGCAGAGGAGTCCACGCGCGAGGGGGGCTCCAGGCCGCCAGGAGCCGCCGGaccggccgccgccgcagggGCCGAGCCTCCCCAACCGGAGCAGGGTCGCCGCCCGATCCGCGATTACGCGCGCGGCCGCGCGGGAGAGGCCCCGCCGCGGCCGTCTTCCACACGGGCTTAGCCCGGTGAAGTcatccggcgacggcgaggaggggTGGAGCTTGGGGGCTGCCAAACTTATTTTTAGACGGATGGAGTATGTCGAAATACCATGGTTCTGGAATACTTCGTTTTTTTTATGTAAAACGGAGCTGCCAAACTGAGCCAAGTATTTTGGTACGCACGGCATTTGCGGCGGTTGTTTTGGCGCCCGAATTCTACATAGGCGTTTCAGAATCCCGCGCGACGGCCAGGAATTGAGAAGGCCATAGTTTCTCCAGATGCGGCTTAATACTTTCAGCCCATCATCATCAGCCCGTAGCCCATGGCGCCTAGGCCCGGATCTCCCAAGATACCGGTGCGACCAAACCAAACCGGACCCCGACGCCCCTGGTCCGGTTCGCAAAAACCTTGCTCTCCCCTccttctcggcggcggcggcaaccaTTCTCTCGACCGTCGTCTCCGTCCCCGGCGGGGCACTAGGTCAAAATGTCTCCCAACCCACCACTCGCGAGCCGCGGTCCTCCGCTCGGCCGCTCCACACCATCCTACTGAGCTAGCCGGTTCTCTTGCCCGCACGCCCGCCTCTCACCTCCTCTAACCAATCGACGGCCAGTCGCCCAGGCCTCGACCCCAACTaacgcgccgccgccctccacttCCCGGAATCCTTCTTCTAGTACCGGCTCGCCTCCCGCACGCCCCGTCCCACCCTGCCTGGTATGAACAAAAGTCCatgccttttttattttttatttttttgcagtGTATGGTCTTGCTCGAAATTCGCTGATTTCAGATCTGTAATTTGGACAGCGGACCAAGATGTACCCCCTTGCTTCGTTTAACAGAACATGGCGTCCTTTCGGAACCAAGAACTGGGAGATGTATATGCCTCCGCCCAGACCTCAACCACATGGACTCCTGACAGGAGCAGGACTTAACGGCCTTGATTCTTATTGGGGTAACAATATTTGTTTGTTCACGATGCAGCTCAGTGCCGAAATGAAATAGCTTATTAACCCTCTCACTTTCATTTCAGATGGCTCATGTTGTGTTCAGTCGTTCTCGGAGTCGGTCACGGCGAGGCTAAGGATATGGTACGAGAAGGAAGCTGAGCTGGACGAAGATTTGTGGTATGATCCTGCCTCATTCGAGGTGAACCTTACTGAACTCATCCACATGGCTGCTGCACATGGGGTGCTGACTCAAACTGGTTCGAGTGAAATCGGCTTGGGGCTGTTGGCGGCCACTGTCGGAATCCCGCTCGAAGGTTACCTGCTTCCATATCACCATCAGCGGTCACCTCCGACGGCTGGTCGCACCACCTATGCTCATGGCATTACTTCCACACTTTACAAGGCCGCTCCGCTGCAATTGGGCGCAACAACCAAACAGATTGAGGCATCCATGGCGTACCGCGAGCACTTGTGTGACTGCATTGACAGAGGTCCTTTTCATGCATCATTTCGAGTGCAGTCTCACTACTTCCAGCGCCGTCCACCACTTGAGCCCTACACACGCAGGTGGGATGCTCCCACAAGGCTGTCGCGCCTATCCCGCCAAGAGGAGTCGATTCAGCCTGAACACAGCATCACGCTCTACGGTTATGATTGCCCGAATGGGAATGTCAGCTCGCTTGTTCTCAATTACCAGGAAAACGCCTTGGTTCAAGGTCACACACCTGAGCAGGGTCTTGCTAGGAGGCATGTCATTGATGCAGAAGCAATTGACTGGTATGCAGAGCCAGATGTCAGCAACGTCAGTTTCAACACCACTCTTGGCAGATTTCCGGAGGATACCAGACGCCCCAAGAGCAAGTGGGAGGATGTCGTGGACTCATTCCAGAGTTTGCTGTCGTGAACTGCTATCTAAATCGGCACTATGTGGTTATCCGTGTTCATTTGAGCATGTGGTAGGAATAGTATGTCGTGGAAACATTCAGAGTTTGCTATGGTGAATCACTTGCTGAACTGCCACTTATGTGGTTGATTATCTTTGGTCATTTTGTTGTAACAAATCTACTTATTCTTGATCGGAGTACCACTTAGACAATGTTATGGTTTTGATAGTGCTGTGTTCATGCTCATGTTGAATTTAGAGTTTGCCAGGATAGTTTTCTTCGTTGATTTATTCTAGGGATTAAAAAGATATATAGTTGCCTGCGGATAAATGCTGATTGAATCAATGTGTGCATGCACTCCAACTCGAGGTATTGGAAAATTTCCCTATAAAATTACTCTACTTTCTTTTAACTTAGGACAAGAGACAGGTACACTTATTCACGGAGAGAGTACAAAACAACAAATGGATAAACATGCATTTCGAAAATAGTAAAATAAAAAAGACACCAACGTTCGCGTAACTTTTTCTTTCTTATGAGAAGCTCAACATTATTCCTTTGTAGTAATGGGTTAGTCTTTCTAAATACTCTCTCTGTCCCCATTTACGTGGCGCGCACATTTATCGAGTTTCAAGCTTGTCTTTTACAGTATGATAACTATTGGATTCGTATAGTAAGTACTAGTAACCAGGCCCGAGGCCCGTGCAATGCACACTCCGCGAATAGTTTTTGAATTGAATGTAGTGAGGGTTTGAATTCAACTTAGTGAAAGGGATAGAAATTAGAAGCTATATTAATTCGGCAGGAAACAAAATTTAGAAGTGATATCGTTCAAGATTAACAGATCAAATAGAGAAAAATAACGCAAAATTTCAGAATGACCCATATtgcataaaatatgaaatatgaaGTTGTGTAGAGACATATGCAAGATTTAGTTAGTCACAATGGT includes these proteins:
- the LOC124670094 gene encoding uncharacterized protein LOC124670094 encodes the protein MYPLASFNRTWRPFGTKNWEMYMPPPRPQPHGLLTGAGLNGLDSYWDGSCCVQSFSESVTARLRIWYEKEAELDEDLWYDPASFEVNLTELIHMAAAHGVLTQTGSSEIGLGLLAATVGIPLEGYLLPYHHQRSPPTAGRTTYAHGITSTLYKAAPLQLGATTKQIEASMAYREHLCDCIDRGPFHASFRVQSHYFQRRPPLEPYTRRWDAPTRLSRLSRQEESIQPEHSITLYGYDCPNGNVSSLVLNYQENALVQGHTPEQGLARRHVIDAEAIDWYAEPDVSNVSFNTTLGRFPEDTRRPKSKWEDVVDSFQSLLS